The Aggregatilinea lenta genome includes a region encoding these proteins:
- the metX gene encoding homoserine O-acetyltransferase MetX, whose product MVMTTDPATERKTISPPRPQPAYRRTRPGSVGIVKRQYAHFDQPLHLRSGETLQGFTLAYETYGALNADRSNAILICHALSGDAHVAGYHTAQSSEKPGWWDEAVGPGKMFDTNRFFVICSNVIGGCQGSTGPSSLAPDGSPYALRFPHVTVPDMVEAQRHLLDHLGIDRLLATGGGSMGGMQALQWAVAYPDRVGAVLFMASTPRSTAQHIAFNESGRQAIYADANWNHGDYYDGPAPTGGLRVARMLAHITYMSEASLEQKFGRRLQLTDAIQYTFDTPEFAVESYLEHQGEQFVNRFDANSYLYITKAIDYYDVAADYGSLRAALERVKARFLVISFTSDWLYPAHQSQEMVQTLSALGRSVEHHHVAAPFGHDSFLVEVEKMGDLVGGFLDRLWQDHKAATR is encoded by the coding sequence ATGGTCATGACTACTGATCCGGCAACTGAGCGCAAAACCATCAGTCCCCCCAGGCCGCAGCCCGCTTACCGGCGCACGCGGCCCGGTTCCGTAGGCATCGTCAAGCGCCAATACGCCCATTTCGATCAGCCGCTGCACCTGCGCAGCGGTGAAACGTTGCAGGGCTTCACGCTCGCCTATGAAACTTACGGCGCACTCAACGCGGACCGCAGCAACGCAATCCTGATCTGCCACGCGCTCTCCGGCGACGCGCACGTCGCGGGCTACCACACCGCACAATCCAGCGAAAAACCCGGTTGGTGGGACGAAGCCGTCGGACCCGGTAAGATGTTCGACACCAACCGCTTTTTCGTGATCTGCTCCAACGTGATCGGCGGCTGCCAGGGCAGCACCGGCCCCTCGTCCCTCGCGCCGGACGGCAGCCCCTACGCGCTGCGCTTCCCGCACGTCACCGTGCCGGATATGGTCGAGGCGCAGCGGCACCTGCTCGACCACCTGGGCATCGACCGCCTGCTGGCGACCGGCGGCGGCAGCATGGGCGGCATGCAGGCCCTGCAATGGGCCGTCGCCTACCCCGACCGCGTCGGCGCAGTGCTGTTCATGGCCAGCACGCCTCGCTCCACCGCCCAGCACATCGCCTTCAACGAGTCGGGCCGCCAGGCGATTTACGCCGACGCGAACTGGAATCACGGCGACTATTACGACGGTCCCGCCCCGACCGGTGGCCTCCGCGTGGCGCGCATGCTGGCGCATATCACCTACATGAGTGAGGCGTCCCTGGAGCAGAAATTCGGACGCCGCCTGCAGCTCACGGACGCGATCCAGTACACGTTCGACACGCCGGAATTCGCCGTCGAGAGTTATCTGGAACACCAGGGCGAGCAGTTCGTCAACCGCTTCGACGCCAACAGCTACCTCTATATTACGAAGGCCATCGACTATTACGATGTCGCCGCCGATTATGGCTCGCTGCGCGCGGCACTGGAGCGCGTCAAAGCCAGGTTTCTGGTGATCTCGTTCACGAGCGACTGGCTCTACCCTGCGCACCAATCGCAGGAGATGGTGCAGACGCTCTCCGCCCTGGGACGCAGCGTGGAACATCACCACGTTGCCGCACCGTTCGGCCACGACTCGTTCCTGGTCGAAGTTGAGAAAATGGGCGATCTGGTCGGGGGCTTCCTCGACCGGCTGTGGCAGGATCACAAAGCGGCGACCCGGTAA
- a CDS encoding O-acetylhomoserine aminocarboxypropyltransferase/cysteine synthase family protein, with protein MSGTNGHTEHTLKFNSKALHAGYSPDPTTGARAVPIYQTTSYQFRDTDHAAALFALQEPGNIYTRIMNPTNAVFEERIAALEGGIGALATASGQFAETLTVLTLASSGDEVISTSALYGGTYTLLAYTLQRLGITTHFVEENSPEAFERLINDKTKLIYLETIGNPKLQIPDFEGITAVAHAHGIPVVVDNTFATPYLCRPFEHGVDIVVHSTTKWIGGHGLSIGGVIVDSGKFDWKASGRHDGIVEPEPAYHGAVIADVLGPAAFIGRARIVGLRDLGGSQAPFNSFLNIIGLETLALRVQRHVENAQAVAEYLENHPAVTWVNYPGLPSHESYERAKKYLPKGAGAVLGFGIKGGREGGRKFIDSLKLFSHLANVGDTRSLAIHPATTTHQQLSAEEQVASGVTDDYVRLAVGIEDIDDILWDLDQALKVAQGVKPVPVS; from the coding sequence ATGTCAGGCACTAATGGTCACACCGAACACACCCTGAAGTTCAACAGCAAGGCCCTGCACGCGGGTTACTCCCCAGACCCGACCACAGGCGCCCGCGCCGTCCCGATTTATCAAACCACGTCGTACCAGTTCCGCGACACGGATCACGCAGCGGCGCTGTTTGCGCTGCAAGAACCGGGCAATATCTACACCCGCATCATGAACCCGACCAACGCCGTGTTTGAAGAGCGCATCGCCGCGCTGGAAGGCGGCATCGGAGCGCTGGCGACGGCATCCGGCCAATTCGCGGAAACGCTGACCGTCCTTACCCTGGCGAGCAGCGGCGATGAAGTCATTTCCACCAGCGCGCTTTACGGCGGCACGTATACCCTGCTGGCCTACACACTCCAGCGTCTCGGCATCACGACGCACTTCGTCGAAGAAAACTCACCTGAGGCGTTCGAACGGCTGATCAACGACAAGACCAAGCTGATCTACCTGGAAACGATCGGCAACCCCAAGCTGCAAATCCCTGATTTCGAAGGCATTACAGCGGTCGCGCACGCACACGGCATCCCGGTGGTGGTCGATAACACCTTCGCCACCCCGTACCTATGCCGCCCGTTCGAGCATGGCGTGGACATCGTCGTGCACTCGACGACCAAGTGGATCGGCGGACACGGCCTCAGCATCGGCGGCGTGATCGTGGACAGCGGCAAGTTCGACTGGAAGGCCAGTGGACGTCACGACGGCATCGTCGAGCCGGAACCCGCCTACCACGGCGCGGTGATCGCGGATGTGCTCGGCCCGGCGGCCTTCATCGGACGGGCGCGCATCGTCGGCCTGCGCGATCTGGGCGGCAGCCAAGCACCGTTCAACAGCTTCCTGAATATCATCGGCCTGGAAACACTCGCGCTGCGCGTACAGCGCCACGTCGAGAACGCGCAAGCCGTCGCGGAATACCTGGAGAACCACCCGGCAGTGACGTGGGTCAACTACCCCGGCCTGCCCAGCCACGAAAGCTACGAGCGCGCCAAGAAGTATCTGCCCAAGGGCGCGGGCGCAGTGCTCGGCTTTGGCATCAAGGGCGGGCGTGAAGGTGGCCGCAAATTCATCGACAGTCTCAAGCTGTTCTCGCACCTGGCGAACGTGGGCGACACGCGCTCACTGGCGATCCACCCGGCCACGACCACGCACCAACAACTCAGCGCCGAGGAACAGGTCGCGTCCGGCGTCACGGATGACTACGTGCGGCTGGCGGTCGGCATCGAGGACATCGACGACATCCTGTGGGACCTGGACCAGGCGCTCAAGGTGGCGCAAGGCGTCAAGCCGGTTCCGGTTTCGTAA
- a CDS encoding D-alanine--D-alanine ligase family protein, translated as MSAAKQTVGVIFGSRSVEHDVSIVTAQQVMQAMRTDRYEVVPIYISRDGRWLTGPTLRDLRTFQADNLDEMMGMKEAIISPSTPHHGIIVPPLSGRFGRNELKRLDVVFPVLHGSHGEDGTIQGLLELADVPYVGAGVLASAVTRDKVIFKALMSHYGIPVVDHVGFTRQEWLRDAGAIVARVATELGYPVFVKPATLGSSIGVAKADDAEELRTYIDVAANFDRRLLVEKALTDAIEINCALMGNDAYKAAPLEQPVTWQEFLTYEEKYMRGEGGAGMKGAERKIPAPISDDLTQRITQMAQDAFRAVDGRGMARVDFLVREAQGEIILNEINTIPGSLAFYLWQEAGMPASQVVDELIRLAVEAHAEKRKTTYNYKTGLIAHAATRGLKGMKK; from the coding sequence CAGCAGGTGATGCAGGCTATGCGGACCGACCGCTACGAGGTCGTGCCAATTTACATTTCGCGCGATGGCCGCTGGTTGACCGGGCCGACCCTGCGTGACCTCAGGACCTTCCAGGCCGACAACCTGGACGAGATGATGGGGATGAAGGAGGCGATCATTTCGCCTAGCACGCCCCACCACGGGATCATCGTGCCGCCGCTGAGCGGGCGCTTCGGGCGCAACGAGCTGAAACGCCTGGACGTGGTCTTCCCGGTCCTGCACGGCTCCCACGGCGAGGACGGCACCATCCAGGGCCTGCTGGAGCTGGCGGATGTTCCGTACGTGGGCGCGGGCGTGCTGGCCTCGGCGGTTACGCGCGACAAGGTCATCTTCAAGGCGCTGATGTCACATTACGGTATTCCGGTGGTGGACCACGTTGGCTTCACGCGCCAGGAGTGGCTGCGCGACGCCGGCGCGATTGTGGCACGCGTCGCGACGGAACTGGGCTATCCGGTCTTCGTCAAGCCCGCCACATTGGGGTCGAGCATCGGCGTGGCAAAGGCCGACGACGCCGAGGAGCTGCGCACCTACATCGACGTGGCGGCCAATTTCGACCGGCGGCTGCTGGTCGAAAAGGCGCTGACAGATGCCATCGAGATCAACTGCGCGCTGATGGGCAACGACGCGTACAAAGCCGCGCCGCTGGAGCAGCCCGTGACGTGGCAGGAGTTCCTGACCTACGAAGAGAAGTACATGCGTGGTGAGGGCGGCGCGGGCATGAAGGGCGCCGAGCGCAAGATCCCCGCACCGATCTCTGACGACCTGACGCAGCGCATCACGCAGATGGCGCAGGACGCCTTCCGCGCGGTGGATGGGCGCGGCATGGCGCGTGTGGACTTCCTGGTGCGCGAGGCGCAGGGCGAGATCATCCTCAACGAGATCAACACCATCCCCGGCTCGCTGGCGTTTTACCTGTGGCAGGAGGCCGGGATGCCCGCCTCTCAGGTGGTGGACGAGCTGATCCGGCTGGCGGTCGAGGCGCACGCCGAAAAGCGCAAGACGACCTACAACTACAAGACCGGGCTGATCGCGCACGCGGCGACGCGCGGCCTGAAGGGCATGAAGAAATAG
- a CDS encoding glycosyltransferase family 2 protein — protein MRPQLSGIRRAGAASGAGWLAWIGPRAVRLDERALDMIPGLLAWGALALVVLGAYMAPMLAVLSAALLACYSAVRFVLAAVANARGLRLIRQWEAIDWGAEYERRRGPGSLALDAVHHVVIIPNYGEPPHVLRRTLDHLAQQARAAESMTVVLAMEAREGDGAAKGARLQSEYEGRFARVLVAVHPKALSGEAQCKSANQAWALRWTERVLTGDLGYQPDHLLVTSMDADTIWHRDTFAALTVLFATDSQRSTTFWQAPIRYHANVWATNPLLRIVHAYSSAWELAYLAAPWWRALPMSSYSMSLRLIAEAGYWDPDVIADEWHMFIKTFFQRAGDIRLQPVFLPFYASATGGETLWQAVKARYLQTLRHAWGAKEIGYALSEMARHPQTPARGGLGLVVRVAHDNLLSGVGWVIMVLGAQVPMLFHPDVIQRNLASAPFILLQGSLAVITVLTVLIWALDLRLRPARPAPWTKRECLYELASVPLLTVMSMVCLALPVIHAQTRLMLGLPLRFRVTPKT, from the coding sequence TTGCGTCCTCAACTTTCAGGGATCCGGCGTGCGGGTGCGGCGTCTGGAGCGGGGTGGCTGGCCTGGATCGGGCCGCGCGCCGTCCGGCTCGACGAGCGCGCGCTGGACATGATTCCCGGCCTGCTCGCCTGGGGCGCGCTGGCGCTGGTCGTGCTGGGCGCCTATATGGCCCCCATGCTGGCCGTCCTGAGCGCGGCGCTGCTGGCGTGTTATTCGGCAGTCCGATTTGTGCTGGCGGCAGTGGCCAACGCGCGCGGCTTGCGGCTGATACGGCAGTGGGAAGCGATCGATTGGGGTGCCGAGTACGAACGGCGGCGCGGCCCCGGTTCCCTGGCGCTAGATGCCGTTCACCATGTGGTGATCATCCCCAACTACGGCGAGCCGCCGCACGTGCTGCGCCGCACGCTGGATCATCTGGCGCAGCAGGCGCGCGCCGCCGAGTCGATGACAGTTGTGCTGGCAATGGAAGCGCGTGAGGGCGATGGTGCGGCGAAAGGTGCGCGCTTGCAGTCTGAGTACGAGGGGCGGTTCGCGCGCGTGTTGGTTGCCGTGCATCCGAAGGCGCTCTCCGGCGAGGCGCAGTGCAAGTCCGCGAATCAGGCGTGGGCGCTGCGCTGGACGGAGCGTGTGCTGACGGGTGATCTGGGCTACCAGCCCGATCACCTGCTGGTCACCTCGATGGACGCCGACACGATCTGGCACCGGGACACCTTCGCGGCGCTGACCGTGCTGTTTGCGACGGACTCCCAACGCAGCACGACCTTCTGGCAGGCCCCAATCCGCTACCACGCCAACGTGTGGGCAACCAACCCGCTGCTGCGCATCGTGCACGCCTATTCTTCCGCGTGGGAACTGGCCTACCTGGCCGCACCCTGGTGGCGGGCGCTGCCGATGTCGTCCTATTCGATGAGCCTGCGCCTGATCGCGGAAGCCGGCTACTGGGACCCAGACGTCATCGCGGACGAGTGGCACATGTTCATCAAAACGTTCTTTCAGCGCGCGGGAGACATCCGGTTGCAGCCGGTGTTTCTGCCGTTTTACGCGAGTGCGACGGGCGGCGAGACGCTGTGGCAGGCGGTCAAGGCACGCTATTTGCAGACACTGCGGCATGCCTGGGGCGCGAAGGAAATCGGGTACGCGCTGAGCGAGATGGCCCGGCACCCGCAGACCCCGGCACGCGGCGGGCTGGGACTCGTCGTGCGTGTAGCACACGACAACCTGCTGTCGGGCGTCGGCTGGGTGATCATGGTGTTGGGCGCGCAGGTGCCGATGCTGTTTCACCCGGACGTCATCCAGCGCAATCTCGCGTCCGCGCCGTTCATTCTACTGCAAGGCTCTTTGGCGGTGATCACCGTGCTGACGGTGTTGATCTGGGCGCTGGATCTGCGGTTGCGCCCCGCGCGACCCGCACCGTGGACGAAGCGCGAGTGCCTGTACGAGCTGGCGAGTGTGCCGCTGTTGACGGTGATGTCGATGGTTTGTCTGGCGCTGCCCGTGATTCATGCCCAGACGCGCCTGATGTTGGGGCTGCCGCTGCGGTTCCGCGTCACGCCGAAAACGTGA
- a CDS encoding aspartate kinase, monofunctional class: MARITMKFGGTSVGSPEAIAQVADIVKHTVDERHEVLVVCSAMSGVTNLLTEGALTAAAGNPTRYQAIATHLREKHSNAIRQLLPSDVERISIRDEVDSLIDEFETLCYGIYVLREASHRVMDKVTSLGERMAMPIISAALRHNGVSSTTISASYLIVTDDQFQNAGVLFDDTERRIRRELVPVLAQRIVPVVTGFLGATRDGVITTLGRGGSDYSAAILGAYVDSDEVWIWTDVDGVMTTDPRVAPDAQVLPVLSYGEVAEMAYFGAKVLHPKTVQPLVDRNIPIRVKNTFNPSFDGTLLTHEEHVTPSTVKAVTAIRDVSMITVAGRGMVGVPGIAARTFAAVAKQNANVLMISQSSSEQSICFIVPEEKSASVVESVQDELAHEYGRQDIQRTWADDDVEIVTVVGAGMRATPGVAARVFGALKEASVNVLAIAHGASDYSLSIVVRAADTERAVQSIHRLVVLNGISPNVHAPEPIKNAVS; the protein is encoded by the coding sequence ATGGCGCGCATTACGATGAAGTTTGGGGGAACCTCCGTGGGCAGCCCGGAGGCCATCGCCCAGGTCGCGGACATAGTGAAACACACGGTGGATGAGCGGCACGAGGTGCTGGTGGTGTGCTCGGCCATGAGCGGCGTGACCAATCTGCTCACGGAAGGCGCGCTTACTGCCGCCGCCGGGAACCCGACTCGTTACCAAGCCATCGCCACGCATCTGCGCGAAAAGCATTCCAACGCTATCCGGCAGCTGCTGCCGTCGGATGTGGAACGCATCTCGATCCGGGACGAGGTGGATTCGCTGATCGACGAGTTCGAGACCTTGTGTTACGGGATCTACGTGCTGCGCGAGGCGTCACATCGGGTTATGGACAAGGTGACGTCGCTCGGCGAGCGTATGGCGATGCCGATCATCTCGGCGGCGCTGCGTCACAACGGCGTATCGAGCACGACGATCAGCGCCAGCTACTTGATCGTGACGGATGATCAGTTCCAGAATGCGGGCGTGCTGTTCGACGACACCGAGCGCCGCATCCGCCGCGAACTGGTCCCGGTGCTGGCGCAGCGCATCGTGCCGGTGGTGACCGGGTTCCTGGGCGCAACGCGCGACGGCGTGATCACGACGCTCGGACGCGGCGGCAGCGATTACAGCGCGGCGATCCTGGGCGCCTATGTGGACAGCGACGAGGTGTGGATCTGGACCGATGTGGACGGCGTGATGACGACCGATCCGCGCGTCGCGCCAGACGCGCAGGTGCTGCCCGTGCTGTCGTATGGGGAGGTTGCGGAGATGGCATACTTCGGCGCGAAGGTGCTGCATCCCAAGACGGTACAGCCGCTGGTGGACCGCAACATCCCGATCCGCGTCAAGAACACATTCAACCCGTCCTTCGACGGCACGCTGCTTACCCACGAGGAGCACGTCACGCCCAGTACGGTCAAGGCGGTGACCGCCATCCGTGACGTGAGCATGATCACCGTTGCGGGACGTGGCATGGTAGGCGTGCCGGGCATTGCCGCGCGAACGTTTGCGGCGGTCGCCAAGCAAAACGCCAACGTATTGATGATTTCGCAGTCGTCCAGCGAGCAGAGCATCTGCTTCATCGTGCCGGAGGAAAAGAGCGCGAGTGTGGTCGAATCCGTTCAGGATGAGCTGGCGCATGAATATGGCCGCCAGGACATTCAGCGCACCTGGGCCGACGACGACGTTGAGATCGTGACAGTGGTGGGAGCGGGCATGCGGGCGACACCCGGTGTGGCGGCGCGCGTCTTCGGGGCGCTCAAAGAGGCGAGCGTCAACGTGCTGGCGATTGCGCACGGCGCGAGCGACTACAGCCTGTCGATTGTGGTGCGCGCGGCGGATACGGAAAGAGCGGTGCAGAGTATTCACCGGCTGGTGGTCCTGAACGGCATCAGCCCCAATGTCCACGCGCCGGAACCGATCAAAAACGCTGTGTCGTAG
- a CDS encoding response regulator transcription factor produces MTTKVLVVEDDVEMNRLLQIDLKRHGYEVYTATNGLDGLRLFHEMRPNLVVLDVALPGMDGMTVCQRIRELSNVPILIMTAHAVTEEEMAEGLNLGADEYLIKPLRNLEFHARINALLRRAQLSDDNGQGNVSYSDDYLAVDVDARRVCVNDTEIRLTPTEFKLLATFIRHKGQVLTFQQLLEQVWGYEYNTEHHYPRIYVSHLRRKIEPDAKNPTYIQNEYGVGYRFTGK; encoded by the coding sequence ATGACCACCAAAGTGCTCGTTGTTGAAGACGACGTTGAGATGAACCGGCTCTTGCAGATCGATCTCAAGCGCCACGGGTACGAGGTATATACGGCCACCAACGGCCTGGATGGCCTGCGCCTGTTCCACGAAATGCGTCCTAACTTGGTGGTGCTCGATGTGGCACTGCCGGGCATGGACGGCATGACCGTCTGCCAGCGCATCCGCGAGCTGTCCAATGTGCCGATCCTGATCATGACCGCGCATGCCGTCACCGAAGAGGAAATGGCCGAGGGCCTCAACCTGGGCGCGGACGAATACCTGATCAAGCCGCTGCGCAACCTGGAGTTCCACGCGCGGATCAACGCGCTGCTCCGCCGGGCACAGCTTTCAGATGACAACGGCCAGGGAAACGTCAGCTATTCCGACGATTACCTCGCGGTGGACGTGGACGCGCGCCGCGTGTGCGTGAATGACACCGAGATCCGGCTGACCCCCACGGAGTTCAAGCTGCTGGCGACCTTCATCCGCCACAAGGGTCAGGTGCTCACCTTCCAGCAGTTGCTGGAACAGGTCTGGGGCTACGAGTACAACACCGAGCACCACTACCCGCGCATTTACGTCTCGCACCTGCGCCGCAAGATCGAGCCGGATGCGAAAAATCCCACCTACATTCAGAATGAGTACGGGGTCGGCTACCGCTTCACGGGCAAGTAA
- a CDS encoding C39 family peptidase, whose amino-acid sequence MAGQRAGLKARLHPLLDPWLSLPDHRRARRTLADLPNGEVHAVAHVPYVPQFASPDRIAAYIHDGYDGTQDPHWRNFGADDPAEYAFWAPRVCALACVKMAVEAYFPSRQPSLWELVQRGLAHGGYTVRDEEGRWVDEGWTVGAQMALAAEYGLQAVGQGYASPLSICRAIRRGALVAASVTPELGERDPQPGRYGGHLVLVTGFVWEGGHPAAYVLHNPSGRTPELQAGARIPAARFEAAFAHRLIAFYPASSPVS is encoded by the coding sequence ATGGCGGGTCAGCGTGCAGGGCTAAAGGCGCGGCTGCACCCGCTGCTCGATCCCTGGCTGAGCCTGCCCGATCATCGCCGCGCGCGGCGCACGCTGGCCGACCTGCCCAATGGCGAAGTGCACGCCGTGGCTCACGTGCCCTACGTGCCGCAGTTCGCCAGCCCGGACCGGATCGCGGCGTATATCCACGACGGCTACGATGGGACGCAGGATCCGCACTGGCGCAACTTCGGCGCGGACGACCCGGCGGAGTACGCCTTTTGGGCACCGCGTGTCTGCGCGCTGGCCTGCGTGAAGATGGCCGTCGAGGCGTATTTCCCCAGCCGCCAGCCGTCGCTGTGGGAACTGGTGCAGCGCGGATTGGCGCACGGCGGCTACACCGTGCGTGACGAGGAAGGGCGCTGGGTGGACGAAGGCTGGACCGTGGGCGCGCAAATGGCGCTGGCGGCGGAGTATGGCTTACAGGCGGTGGGGCAGGGCTATGCCTCGCCGCTTTCGATCTGCCGTGCGATTCGCCGGGGTGCGCTGGTCGCTGCCTCGGTCACGCCGGAATTAGGCGAGCGCGATCCGCAGCCGGGGCGTTATGGCGGGCATCTGGTGCTGGTGACGGGCTTCGTGTGGGAAGGGGGCCACCCGGCGGCGTATGTCCTGCACAACCCGTCCGGGCGCACACCTGAACTGCAAGCGGGCGCGCGCATCCCGGCGGCGCGCTTCGAAGCAGCCTTCGCACACCGCCTGATCGCGTTCTATCCCGCGTCCTCGCCTGTGTCTTGA
- a CDS encoding homoserine dehydrogenase codes for MAEPRRIPLIVIGMGQVGSAFLAQLMRTREYLQARYAVDLYPVALADTTGALVEVGGLKDHDLKVLLAQKAGQAQIVEQPGALDPMPAGDLLAQIVAQGVEKAVVVDATAAAGMEPTLHQALDAGYSVVLANKRPLAGTWNEAQMFFEHPRVQFGATVGGGLPITTTLRAMIDAGDRVERIEGALSGTLGYLCSRLEVGEAFSVIVDAAKARGYTEPDPREDLSGVDVARKMLILGRLAGWPLELDNLTVDPLYPPTMADLSVDEFMAALPRLDSDFAAYMGAQAGAPRYLAKIGSEGGSVSLRMVGERLAAQLSGRMNQVTFWTKIYHDRPLTISGPGTGRENAAAAVLRDCLQLARTG; via the coding sequence TTGGCTGAGCCACGGCGGATTCCACTGATTGTTATCGGCATGGGGCAGGTGGGCAGCGCGTTTCTGGCCCAGCTCATGCGCACGCGTGAGTATTTGCAGGCCCGCTATGCGGTTGACCTGTACCCTGTGGCCCTGGCTGACACGACCGGCGCGCTGGTGGAGGTGGGCGGCCTCAAGGATCACGACCTGAAGGTGCTGCTGGCGCAGAAGGCCGGGCAGGCGCAGATCGTCGAGCAGCCGGGCGCGTTGGACCCGATGCCTGCCGGGGATCTGTTGGCGCAGATCGTGGCGCAGGGCGTCGAAAAAGCAGTCGTGGTGGACGCTACCGCCGCTGCCGGGATGGAACCCACGCTGCACCAAGCGCTGGATGCAGGCTACAGTGTCGTGCTGGCCAACAAGCGCCCCCTCGCGGGGACCTGGAACGAGGCACAGATGTTCTTCGAGCACCCGCGCGTCCAGTTTGGCGCGACGGTCGGCGGCGGCCTGCCGATCACGACAACGCTGCGCGCGATGATCGACGCGGGCGATCGGGTCGAGCGCATCGAGGGCGCACTGAGCGGCACACTGGGCTACCTGTGCAGCCGTCTGGAAGTGGGTGAGGCGTTTTCGGTGATCGTCGACGCGGCGAAGGCGCGCGGCTACACCGAGCCGGACCCGCGCGAGGATCTCAGCGGCGTGGACGTGGCGCGCAAGATGCTGATCCTGGGACGTCTGGCGGGCTGGCCGCTGGAGCTGGACAACCTGACCGTCGATCCGCTCTACCCGCCCACGATGGCGGATTTGAGCGTGGATGAGTTTATGGCGGCGTTGCCCCGGTTGGATTCGGACTTCGCGGCCTATATGGGCGCGCAGGCGGGCGCACCGCGCTACCTCGCGAAGATAGGGTCGGAGGGCGGATCGGTGTCACTGCGCATGGTTGGGGAGCGGCTGGCGGCGCAGTTAAGCGGGCGGATGAATCAGGTGACGTTCTGGACAAAGATTTATCACGATCGGCCCCTGACTATTTCCGGTCCCGGCACCGGGCGTGAGAATGCGGCGGCAGCGGTCCTGCGCGACTGCTTACAACTGGCACGTACTGGCTAG
- a CDS encoding phosphotransferase, which translates to MFTNSTPQPELAVPWSQPGWLDAASTWILAQLDALGTPASGPIEQPHVRSWSTVLRVPTADGRVYFKATAPVLIHEPAVTAALAGWRPDLMPRVLATDPAQGWMLLADAGPTLRSQMTGVADLHHWYTLLPQYAELQIEMIPHAAELLALGALDRRLAGLPAQIEALLEDADMLCIGEPDGLTPEQLQRLHNLMPRYAELCAELAAFDLPETLHHEDFHDANIFASDGRYVFFDWGESGVAHPFFSMLVTLRGIAYRLDLADDAPELDRLRDAYLEPWTAYAPHDELVRACRLATRVAMPARALTWHRVLSVLNADARREDADAVPGWLMEFLDAQARAVD; encoded by the coding sequence TTGTTCACGAACTCGACACCGCAGCCCGAACTCGCCGTTCCGTGGTCTCAACCGGGATGGCTCGACGCCGCTTCCACCTGGATTCTGGCGCAGCTCGACGCGCTCGGCACACCTGCCAGCGGGCCGATCGAGCAGCCGCACGTGCGCTCGTGGTCTACGGTGCTGCGCGTTCCTACGGCAGACGGCAGAGTCTATTTTAAGGCCACCGCGCCGGTGCTGATCCACGAGCCAGCCGTAACGGCGGCGCTGGCCGGGTGGCGACCCGACCTCATGCCGCGCGTGCTGGCGACTGACCCGGCGCAGGGCTGGATGCTGCTGGCCGACGCGGGTCCGACGCTGCGCAGCCAGATGACCGGCGTGGCAGACCTGCACCACTGGTACACGCTGCTGCCGCAGTATGCTGAGTTACAGATCGAGATGATCCCGCACGCGGCGGAGCTGCTGGCGCTGGGCGCGCTCGACCGCCGTCTGGCCGGATTGCCTGCGCAGATCGAGGCGCTGCTGGAGGACGCGGACATGCTGTGCATCGGCGAGCCGGACGGCCTGACACCAGAGCAGCTTCAGCGGTTGCACAACCTGATGCCGCGCTACGCCGAGCTGTGCGCGGAACTGGCGGCGTTTGACCTGCCGGAGACGCTGCACCACGAGGACTTCCACGACGCGAATATCTTCGCTTCGGACGGGCGTTATGTCTTCTTCGATTGGGGCGAAAGCGGCGTGGCGCACCCGTTCTTCAGCATGCTGGTGACGCTGCGCGGCATTGCGTACCGCCTCGATCTGGCCGACGACGCGCCGGAGCTGGACCGCCTGCGCGATGCATATCTGGAACCGTGGACGGCCTACGCCCCGCACGACGAGCTAGTGCGGGCATGTCGTCTGGCGACACGCGTCGCCATGCCTGCGCGGGCGCTGACGTGGCATCGAGTCCTGTCCGTACTGAACGCCGATGCCCGCCGGGAAGATGCCGACGCGGTCCCTGGGTGGCTGATGGAATTTCTGGATGCACAAGCGCGCGCCGTAGACTGA